Part of the candidate division WOR-3 bacterium genome, GGAGGGGAAAAATTTCAACTTAATAAAAGGCCGGAATATTATTATTTTTGACGACGTGATGACGACAGGAGAAACTTTGAGGGAGGCAAAGAGAGTTTTAAGAAAAACTGAAACAAAGGGTTTATTCTGCGCCGTGGCTGCTATCGTCGTCGATTGATGTTTTCGCGATATTTTCCAGTTTTTCAAAAAGCTTTTCAATTGTTTTTATATCCGACGCAATACTTTCATTAGGTGTCTTCCCCGTGAAATCGATCTCTTCAAGATTTGAAAATAAATTCCTGAAATATTCGGTTTTCAAGCGTTTTGAAGCAAAATCCGACATTTCTCTGAAACTCTCAAGATTTTCATCGCTGAAAAAAGATACAAGGCTCTTTTTTAAAAAAAGAAAGGATTTTTCGTAGTCTCCCCCCATTGAGTGTTTCCTTGCCTGTTCCAATAACTTTTTGAAAGTTTTCTTTTTTCTGTTTGTTTTCGACAAGAAAATTTTCCGTCTTGAGAAAAATATTGCTGCTCCAAAAGCGAAAATCGAGACAGACAAGGCGAATGACGAAATAACGACAGATCTAGGCAATTCGGGTATATTCAATTCTCGGATATCTGCGCCCGGTGGGATTGTGTCGCGCTTATAGCATGTGTCAATAGGTGTCAGGTCTCCTGACGCCGACAATGTGCAGGGAGGAGTTTCGCTCGTCACGTAACTTCCAAGAGAAGGGTCAAAATAAGAGAATTGGACTGGCTGGATAATTATCGGGGTAGAATTGGTGGGGACGAGCGTCCATTTTGTTGTTTTCTTTCCTTCAATGTAAGGGGACATCGATGTAATCTCGATTTCAGATGAAGCGTAGTAAAGGTCCGCTCCTTCGGCCTGGGGGGGTTGGATATCTTCGATGCCCTTAATGTTTCCTGTTCCCGATATTATAACTGAGATCTCGGCGGTTGAATCGACATTTTCTGGAGCTCTAAGGGAGACGAAAAATTTCCCTACGCTGCCCCTAAATGTCGGTGGGACACCCTCAAGTGGAAGGGGTTTGACGTTAAGAACGAGTGAATCAGAGTATATATTCAGAATTTTCGGCAAAAGAGGGTATGATGAAAACGTGATTTCGACTCCTGCCCCGGAAACAGTCGCTGGTCCTGCCTGAAGAGGGAAGACAATCCATTTAAGAGAGTACTTGTAAACTTTTCCGAAGTCTGTACTTAACTCGGATGACTGGAAAAGGCTATCCGCTATTTCCGCCCAAAAACCGTTGAATGAAGGGTAATAGATAAAATCCGGATATTTTAAAAGTTTGAATTTTGAAAATATCGAGAGTTCTGCGACGATTTGTTCGTTGACGTAAGGATATCTGTCGCTGACGCTCATAGCCATCTTTACGGGATTTATCGCTGTTAAAAGGGGTATTCCGGAAGAGTCTGTTCCCCTTGAATAAAGCATTACAGAATCCCCTTTTACGCTTACGCTCAGGCTTTTCGTCAGGGCGCTTTCGGTCTTGCCGTTTGACAGAACAGCCTCCAAAGTGATTTCATAATTACCACCGGAAAGTGGGTAAACGGAGTATCCATACATATGAATATTTTTTTTGTTTCCGTTGACGATTATTGTGCTCATCGAAACAGAAGGATTTGAAATCTGAAGAGAATTGTCGGAATGGA contains:
- a CDS encoding BatD family protein; protein product: MRTLAFLFFLIFTNLYSAEIVIRPQTLTTEVAGSAFFTVEIRMTGSEMLTDLKIHSDNSLQISNPSVSMSTIIVNGNKKNIHMYGYSVYPLSGGNYEITLEAVLSNGKTESALTKSLSVSVKGDSVMLYSRGTDSSGIPLLTAINPVKMAMSVSDRYPYVNEQIVAELSIFSKFKLLKYPDFIYYPSFNGFWAEIADSLFQSSELSTDFGKVYKYSLKWIVFPLQAGPATVSGAGVEITFSSYPLLPKILNIYSDSLVLNVKPLPLEGVPPTFRGSVGKFFVSLRAPENVDSTAEISVIISGTGNIKGIEDIQPPQAEGADLYYASSEIEITSMSPYIEGKKTTKWTLVPTNSTPIIIQPVQFSYFDPSLGSYVTSETPPCTLSASGDLTPIDTCYKRDTIPPGADIRELNIPELPRSVVISSFALSVSIFAFGAAIFFSRRKIFLSKTNRKKKTFKKLLEQARKHSMGGDYEKSFLFLKKSLVSFFSDENLESFREMSDFASKRLKTEYFRNLFSNLEEIDFTGKTPNESIASDIKTIEKLFEKLENIAKTSIDDDSSHGAE